Sequence from the Nasonia vitripennis strain AsymCx chromosome 4 unlocalized genomic scaffold, Nvit_psr_1.1 chr4_random0007, whole genome shotgun sequence genome:
GACAAGCGTTCTACGCGTGGTATAACAACGAAACTCGGCGTGATTatgttttcgattttcaaaaagaaatagtAGAATACTGCCGTATGGATGTGGAGATTTTGCGACGCGCCTGTGTTGCTTTTCGAGAGATATTTCTGAATGTGGGTAAAATTTGCCCATTCGTTGAAGAAACTACTATAGCAAGTGCTTGCTCGCTTGTGTACAGAACATTTCTTATGCGATAAGACTATAGGTATTATACCTGCTAGCGGTTATCGCCGCGGTGACAAACATTCTCAAAAATCTATAGAGTGGTTGGTTCAGTGCGAACGCGAGTGTGGTCGAGAAATCATTCACGCGGGGCGCGCTCGAGAGTTTCGATTACCCGAGGGTTTTCTAGTGGACGTATTTTTACCACCTTTAAATAGAGAGCATAAAGGCACAGTATACGAGTACGAGGGTTGTTACACGCACGGCTGCCCGAAATGTTTTGATAAAGCGCGTGAGAAATCGCTGGCTTATGGTCGCACCTTTAACGCCGCATACGAAAACACAATGtctaaattgcaaaaaatgtGCGATTGTGGCTACGACATTCGTAGTATATGGGAATGCGAGTTTGACGAGGTGAAATTGAGAAACCAAGAGATCGCCTCCTACGTGAAAAATAATCCTCTAATGAGTCGAATAACTTTAAATCCGCGAGATGCATTTTTTGGAGGGCGAACAGAAAACATAATACCTTTTTACAAAGTCAAAGACGGCGAGAAAATCAAATATACAGACATTTGTTCGCTGTACCCGTACATCTGTAAGCGTGGAAAATTCCCAATCGCTCATCCGCGTATTTTCGTAGGTGAAGAGTGTCGCGAATTGATTGGCGATGATTACAACAATCTTGACGGTGTCGAGGGCTTGGTCAAGTGCAGAGTTttaccgccgcgaaatttgTATATGCCGCTGCTGCCTGTTAAAATGCACGGTCGCCTCCTCTTTGCGCTATGTCACTCTTGTTGCGCCGAGGCGCGCACCGAAGATTGTCATCACGAGCAAATAGCGGATCGTGAGTTTACCGGTACTTGGGTGGCGGACGAGCTGCGCAAAGCCGTTGAGCTCGGTTATCGCATAAGCGAGATATACATCATTTGGCAGTACGACACGATGCGCTTCGATGGTACGAAAGGTGGGCTCTTTGCGCAGTATGTAaatctatttttgaagataaaacaaGAAGCCTCCGACTGGCCCAGCTGGTGTATCAACGAAAATGCGAAAGCGCGGTATTTAGCCGAGTACGAGCGCGATGAGGGTATCGTTCTAGAtcgtgaaaaaattaagaaaaatcctGGATTACGGGCTGTTGtcaaactttgtttaaatagcTTATGGAGTAAATTCGGTCAGCGCACAAATATGAAACAAACCACCGTTGTCAAATCACGCAAAAATTTGTTGAATCTTTTATTTACTACCGATAAGGAGGTTTTCGACATCTTACCTATCAATGATGATATTCTGTATGTAAATTGGCAATTCAGAGAAGAAGCTATAACATCGAAACTCTATACGAATGTCGTCATAGCAGCGTACATAATGGCGCAGGCACGCCTTGAACTGTATGGTTACTTGGAAAAACTCGGATCGCGCCTACTATACTGCGATACAGACTCGTgcatttttgtgaaaaatgaaaacgacCCGGCCGAATATGAGTCGCCAATAGGTAATCTCTTAGGTACTATGACGGATGAGTTAAGACGTTATGGCGTGGGTACATAGAAACCATGATGTCTGC
This genomic interval carries:
- the LOC116417339 gene encoding uncharacterized protein LOC116417339, with the protein product MSKLQKMCDCGYDIRSIWECEFDEVKLRNQEIASYVKNNPLMSRITLNPRDAFFGGRTENIIPFYKVKDGEKIKYTDICSLYPYICKRGKFPIAHPRIFVGEECRELIGDDYNNLDGVEGLVKCRVLPPRNLYMPLLPVKMHGRLLFALCHSCCAEARTEDCHHEQIADREFTGTWVADELRKAVELGYRISEIYIIWQYDTMRFDGTKGGLFAQYVNLFLKIKQEASDWPSWCINENAKARYLAEYERDEGIVLDREKIKKNPGLRAVVKLCLNSLWSKFGQRTNMKQTTVVKSRKNLLNLLFTTDKEVFDILPINDDILYVNWQFREEAITSKLYTNVVIAAYIMAQARLELYGYLEKLGSRLLYCDTDSCIFVKNENDPAEYESPIGNLLGTMTDELRRYGINFDSIKSLIDDEFGENADKSDNDTVKDKRTIKNALCHANAKQRDALIRTADKQLIKCICECALNVLHGTVEIKECEKHRLKSTNAS